A DNA window from Rhodococcus sp. Z13 contains the following coding sequences:
- a CDS encoding universal stress protein, producing MKPLGEAPRDHNHLTVGVDGSPASERAVRWAAATAAGRGLDLHLVHAVDFAPSGWTKLPFFRPSQVFEWSEDEATALLTAAAETALAVAPDVEITRELALTGSAKWLVELSRRARMLVLGATGSSKLGEALLGSTPVSVAGHAECPVVVVRGPESPVPDDRPVVVGIDGSPGSRKAVEAAFEEAAWRGVDLVAVHVWSDLRIGAFEDSPLDFDPQAFEEHEHALVAECLAGYGERFPDVTVHRKVYLDGPRARLHKWSEKAQLVVLGTRGRGGFTGLVLGSTSNALLRDARCPVMVVRPDAA from the coding sequence GTGAAGCCCCTCGGTGAAGCACCCCGCGACCACAACCACCTGACGGTCGGCGTCGACGGTTCACCCGCCTCCGAGCGCGCCGTGCGTTGGGCAGCGGCCACCGCCGCCGGCCGGGGACTGGATCTGCACCTCGTACACGCGGTGGACTTCGCCCCGTCCGGATGGACGAAGCTCCCCTTCTTCCGGCCCTCCCAGGTCTTCGAATGGAGTGAGGACGAGGCCACGGCGCTGCTCACTGCGGCGGCCGAGACCGCCCTCGCCGTCGCTCCCGACGTCGAGATCACTCGCGAACTCGCCCTCACCGGCAGCGCCAAGTGGCTCGTCGAACTCTCGCGCCGCGCCCGGATGCTCGTCCTCGGCGCCACCGGCTCCAGCAAACTGGGGGAGGCGCTGCTCGGCTCCACCCCCGTCTCGGTGGCCGGCCACGCGGAGTGTCCCGTCGTCGTCGTGCGCGGCCCGGAAAGCCCTGTCCCCGACGACCGGCCCGTGGTGGTCGGCATCGACGGCAGCCCCGGCAGCCGCAAGGCCGTCGAGGCCGCCTTCGAGGAGGCCGCCTGGCGGGGCGTCGACCTCGTCGCCGTGCACGTCTGGAGCGACCTGAGGATCGGTGCGTTCGAGGACTCACCGCTCGACTTCGACCCGCAGGCCTTCGAGGAACACGAGCACGCCCTCGTCGCCGAGTGCCTCGCCGGCTACGGCGAACGCTTCCCCGACGTGACCGTGCACCGCAAGGTCTACCTCGACGGGCCCCGTGCCCGCCTGCACAAGTGGAGTGAGAAAGCGCAGCTCGTGGTGCTCGGCACCCGCGGTCGCGGGGGCTTCACCGGTCTGGTCCTCGGCTCCACCTCCAACGCCTTGCTGCGCGATGCACGCTGCCCGGTGATGGTGGTGCGACCCGACGCCGCCTGA
- a CDS encoding RrF2 family transcriptional regulator: MQLTQFTDLGLRVVMYLAGNPPEGIPSTRTVAERLGLSYAHTAKVVARLGELGVVTTRRGRGGGLCITELGRTATLGWLTRALEGEDEVVDCEGSKPCPMRRACNLRSALRTAQNAFYAALDDITVADLTRQDTSPVLLNLEPPPSR; the protein is encoded by the coding sequence ATGCAACTCACGCAGTTCACCGATCTCGGACTGCGGGTTGTCATGTACCTGGCCGGCAACCCGCCGGAAGGTATACCCAGCACCAGAACGGTCGCGGAGCGACTCGGCCTGTCGTACGCACATACGGCCAAGGTCGTCGCCCGCCTCGGAGAACTCGGCGTGGTCACCACCCGCCGCGGACGGGGCGGGGGGCTCTGCATCACCGAACTCGGCCGCACGGCCACCCTGGGGTGGCTCACGCGCGCGCTCGAGGGCGAGGACGAGGTCGTCGACTGCGAAGGGTCCAAACCGTGCCCGATGCGTCGCGCCTGCAACCTCCGCTCGGCGTTGCGCACGGCGCAGAACGCGTTCTACGCCGCCCTCGACGACATCACCGTCGCCGATCTGACCCGGCAGGACACCAGCCCCGTCCTGCTGAACCTCGAACCACCGCCGAGCCGCTGA
- a CDS encoding globin domain-containing protein gives MPLSPESKEVIAATLPAVGAAIGDITTLFYRKMFGAHPELERDLFNRGNQKQGEQQKALAGSIAAFATLQLDPDPARVETILSRVAHKHASLGVKADEYWIVHKHLFEAIVEILGEAVTPEVSKAWDELYWLMANTLISMESDLYKAAGVEPGDVWRTVRVAERTHQSADTVSFVLTSLDGSPLPTFRPGQYLSVGVKLPDGARQIRQYSLSSAPTKGDWRITVKRVRETTGPDGTVIPAGEVSNFLYANLFEGDELQVTTPFGDLVLTDGEAPILLASAGIGCTPMIGILDHLAGAGDDRPVSVVHADRSVADHAHRRELETLVEKLPQAQVFRWYEDLGAREPLETVRVGRADISDLPLDPNTQAYLCGPLPFMLSLREALIERNVPAENIHYEVFGPDSWAPAAS, from the coding sequence ATGCCGCTCTCACCCGAATCCAAGGAAGTCATCGCCGCGACCCTGCCGGCGGTCGGAGCAGCCATCGGCGACATCACCACCCTCTTCTACCGGAAGATGTTCGGCGCCCACCCGGAGCTCGAGCGCGACCTGTTCAACCGCGGCAACCAGAAACAGGGCGAGCAGCAGAAAGCCCTCGCCGGATCCATCGCCGCCTTCGCGACGCTCCAGCTCGATCCCGACCCGGCCCGCGTCGAGACCATCCTCTCCCGCGTCGCCCACAAGCACGCCTCGCTGGGTGTCAAGGCCGACGAGTACTGGATCGTCCACAAGCACCTTTTCGAGGCGATCGTCGAAATCCTCGGTGAAGCAGTCACTCCCGAGGTTTCCAAGGCATGGGACGAGCTGTACTGGCTCATGGCGAACACCCTCATCTCGATGGAGTCCGATCTGTACAAGGCGGCCGGTGTCGAGCCGGGCGACGTGTGGCGCACCGTCCGCGTCGCCGAGCGCACCCACCAGTCCGCCGACACCGTCTCGTTCGTCCTGACCTCGCTCGACGGCAGCCCGCTGCCCACCTTCCGTCCCGGCCAGTACCTGTCGGTGGGCGTGAAGCTTCCCGACGGCGCCCGCCAGATCCGCCAGTACAGCCTGTCGAGCGCCCCCACGAAGGGCGACTGGCGCATCACCGTCAAGCGCGTCCGCGAGACCACCGGCCCCGACGGCACCGTCATCCCGGCCGGTGAGGTCTCGAACTTCCTGTACGCCAACCTCTTCGAGGGCGACGAACTGCAGGTCACCACGCCCTTCGGCGATCTCGTCCTCACCGACGGCGAGGCTCCGATCCTGCTGGCCTCGGCCGGGATCGGCTGCACCCCGATGATCGGTATCCTCGATCATCTCGCGGGCGCCGGCGACGACCGTCCGGTCTCCGTCGTCCACGCGGACCGCTCCGTCGCCGACCACGCCCACCGCCGGGAACTCGAGACCCTCGTCGAGAAGCTCCCGCAGGCCCAGGTCTTCCGCTGGTACGAGGATCTCGGTGCACGTGAGCCGCTCGAGACCGTGCGTGTCGGCCGCGCCGACATCTCCGATCTCCCGCTGGACCCGAACACGCAGGCCTACCTGTGCGGCCCGCTGCCGTTCATGCTGTCGCTGCGCGAGGCCCTGATCGAGCGCAACGTCCCGGCCGAGAACATCCACTACGAGGTGTTCGGCCCGGACAGCTGGGCTCCCGCCGCCTCCTGA
- a CDS encoding LLM class F420-dependent oxidoreductase, giving the protein MRIGMGLNYSGGFAETVAEVADLERAGLDIVFVPEAYSFDAVSQLGYLAAKTTRVELASGILQMFTRTPTLTAMTAAGLDYVSEGRFVLGIGASGPQVIEGFHGVPYNAPLARTREIVDICRKVWRREKIDHQGKYYQIPLPADKGTGLGKPLKIINRPVRERIPIVIASLGPKNVEMTAEIAEGWQPLFYYPEKAADVWGESLAKGKAKRDPVLGDLQIYAQAALAIGDDVDHMLDWVRPMVALYVGGMGAKGKNFYNDLAIRYGYAKEAETIQELYLAGKKEEAAAAVPDELLRSVSLIGSEGFVRERVAAFAESGVTTLNVTPLAADTAGRVRLIEQLRRICG; this is encoded by the coding sequence ATGCGCATCGGAATGGGACTGAACTACAGCGGGGGCTTCGCCGAGACCGTCGCGGAGGTGGCCGACCTCGAACGGGCGGGCCTCGACATCGTGTTCGTGCCGGAGGCCTACTCCTTCGACGCGGTCAGCCAGCTGGGCTATCTCGCTGCGAAGACGACCCGCGTCGAACTCGCCTCGGGCATCCTCCAGATGTTCACCCGCACGCCCACGCTGACGGCCATGACCGCCGCCGGCCTGGACTACGTCTCCGAGGGCCGCTTCGTGCTGGGCATCGGTGCGTCCGGCCCGCAGGTCATCGAGGGCTTCCACGGTGTGCCCTACAACGCCCCGCTCGCGCGCACCCGCGAGATCGTCGACATCTGCCGGAAGGTGTGGCGGCGCGAGAAGATCGACCACCAGGGCAAGTACTACCAGATCCCGCTGCCCGCCGATAAGGGCACGGGCCTGGGCAAGCCGCTGAAGATCATCAACCGGCCGGTGCGCGAACGCATCCCGATCGTCATCGCCTCCCTCGGCCCGAAGAACGTCGAGATGACCGCCGAGATCGCCGAGGGCTGGCAGCCGCTGTTCTACTACCCGGAGAAGGCCGCCGACGTGTGGGGCGAGTCCCTCGCCAAGGGCAAGGCCAAGCGCGATCCCGTCCTCGGCGACCTGCAGATCTACGCCCAGGCCGCGCTCGCCATCGGCGACGACGTCGACCACATGCTCGACTGGGTGCGCCCGATGGTCGCCCTCTACGTCGGCGGTATGGGCGCCAAGGGCAAGAACTTCTACAACGACCTCGCCATCCGGTACGGCTACGCCAAGGAGGCCGAGACCATCCAGGAACTGTACCTGGCGGGGAAGAAGGAGGAGGCGGCCGCGGCGGTGCCCGACGAACTGCTCCGTTCCGTGTCGCTGATCGGCTCCGAGGGGTTCGTGCGCGAACGCGTCGCTGCCTTCGCCGAGTCCGGCGTCACCACGCTCAACGTCACCCCGCTCGCGGCCGACACCGCGGGCCGTGTGCGACTGATCGAGCAGCTGCGGCGGATCTGCGGCTGA
- a CDS encoding universal stress protein — translation MSEPTPVVVAVDGSEASTTAVIWAARAAALRGRPLHIVTVVHIPAFYYSEPYLAQSFHEEMKATARDRLAGAAELARQAVDEQNGHGPVEIVTEQLEGKVAQTLVARAEHADRLVVGSRGLGEVKGLLAGSVSTAVASHSAAPVVVVRGRTLDGAPPAEGPVVVGVDGSVSCRDAVEVAFEEAAARNTTLVAVNVWSDVSVQPSLGAVPEDPHWSRIQTGEEIVLAERLAGYQERYPDVVVERVVERDRPVRVLSELAERAQLLVVGSRGRGGFKGLLLGSTSNALIQTADCPVVVVRSKETED, via the coding sequence ATGAGTGAACCCACCCCGGTCGTCGTGGCCGTCGACGGGTCCGAAGCGTCCACCACAGCGGTGATCTGGGCGGCCCGCGCCGCCGCACTGCGTGGCCGGCCGCTGCACATCGTCACCGTCGTCCACATCCCCGCCTTCTACTACTCCGAGCCCTACCTCGCGCAGAGCTTCCACGAGGAGATGAAGGCGACCGCCCGCGATCGGCTCGCCGGCGCCGCCGAACTCGCCCGGCAGGCCGTCGACGAGCAGAACGGGCACGGACCCGTCGAGATCGTCACCGAACAGCTCGAGGGCAAGGTCGCGCAGACCCTCGTCGCCCGCGCCGAGCACGCCGACCGCCTGGTGGTGGGCTCGCGGGGTCTCGGCGAGGTCAAGGGCCTGTTGGCCGGATCGGTCTCCACCGCCGTCGCGTCCCACTCCGCCGCACCCGTCGTCGTGGTGCGGGGACGGACCCTCGACGGTGCGCCCCCGGCGGAGGGACCCGTGGTGGTCGGTGTCGACGGCTCGGTCTCGTGCCGCGACGCCGTGGAGGTCGCCTTCGAGGAGGCGGCGGCCCGGAACACCACCCTCGTGGCGGTCAACGTGTGGAGCGACGTGAGCGTGCAGCCCTCGCTCGGGGCGGTGCCCGAGGATCCGCACTGGAGCCGGATCCAGACCGGCGAGGAGATCGTGCTCGCCGAGCGGCTGGCCGGCTACCAGGAACGGTATCCGGACGTGGTGGTCGAGCGGGTCGTCGAACGCGACCGCCCGGTGCGGGTGCTCAGCGAACTCGCCGAGCGCGCGCAGCTTCTGGTCGTGGGCAGCCGCGGCCGGGGCGGTTTCAAGGGACTGCTGCTCGGTTCGACGAGCAACGCGCTGATCCAGACCGCGGACTGCCCGGTCGTGGTGGTGCGATCGAAGGAGACGGAGGACTGA